Proteins encoded by one window of Mesorhizobium sp. INR15:
- a CDS encoding prolyl-tRNA synthetase associated domain-containing protein, which translates to MPKTEAELFAFLADLGIIASTRRHPPLFTVADSQSLRGEIPGGHTKNLFLKDKKDSFFLVTVGEDAVVDLKQIHHLIGASGKVSFGKPEMLLELLGVTPGAVTVFGLINDTGHRVKIVLDQALMEHAVINAHPLTNEATTSIAASDLIRFVEATGHDAVILKVSA; encoded by the coding sequence ATGCCGAAGACCGAAGCCGAGCTTTTTGCCTTTCTCGCCGACCTTGGCATCATTGCCTCGACGCGGCGCCACCCGCCGTTGTTCACGGTTGCCGATTCGCAGTCGCTGCGCGGTGAAATCCCCGGCGGGCACACGAAAAACCTGTTCTTGAAGGACAAGAAGGACAGTTTCTTCTTGGTCACCGTCGGCGAGGACGCGGTTGTCGACCTCAAGCAGATCCACCACCTGATTGGCGCATCCGGGAAAGTCTCGTTCGGCAAGCCGGAGATGCTTTTGGAACTGCTTGGCGTCACGCCCGGCGCGGTCACCGTTTTCGGGCTGATCAACGATACCGGGCATCGGGTCAAGATCGTTCTCGACCAGGCGCTGATGGAGCATGCCGTCATCAACGCCCATCCGTTGACCAACGAGGCGACAACCTCGATTGCCGCTTCGGACTTGATCAGATTCGTCGAGGCAACGGGACATGATGCTGTTATCTTGAAAGTCTCGGCATGA